The Vicia villosa cultivar HV-30 ecotype Madison, WI unplaced genomic scaffold, Vvil1.0 ctg.001451F_1_1, whole genome shotgun sequence genome includes a window with the following:
- the LOC131635238 gene encoding U4/U6 small nuclear ribonucleoprotein Prp31 homolog, with the protein MATLADTFLADLDELSDNEAEIPADDDVDAADMDEDVDGDLADLENLNYEDLDSVSKLQKTQRYIDIIQKVEEALNKGSDVSIQGVDLEDDPEYQLIVECNALSVEIENEIVIIHNFIRDKYRLKFPELESLVHHPIDYARVVKKIGNEMDLTLVDLEGLLPSAIIMVVSVTASTTTGKPLPEEVLSKTIEACDRALALDSAKKKVLDFVESRMGYIAPNVSTIVGSAVAAKLMGTAGGLSALAKMPACNVQLLGAKKKNLAGFSTATSQFHVGYIEQTEIFQTTPPPLRMRACRLLAAKSTLAARVDSVRGDPSGKTGRTLKDEIHKKIEKWQEPPPAKQPKPLPVPDSEPKKKRGGRRLRKMKERYAITDMRKLANRMQFGIPEESSLGDGLGEGYGMLGQAGSGKLRVSAGQSKLAAKVAKKFKEKNYGSSGATSGLTSSLAFTPVQGIELTNPQAHAHQLGSGTQSTYFSETGTFSKIQRS; encoded by the exons GCTACTCTCGCTGACACTTTTCTTGCCGACCTCGATGAACTCTCCGATAACGAGGCTGAAATTCCC GCGGATGATGATGTGGATGCGGCTGACATGGATGAAGATGTTGATGGTGACCTAGCTGATTTGGAAAACCTTAACTACGAGGACTTGGATAGTGTTTCCAAGTTGCAGAAAACCCAGAGATACATTGATATTATACAG AAAGTGGAAGAAGCTCTTAACAAGGGTTCGGATGTCTCGATTCAGGGAGTAGATTTAGAAGACGATCCTGAATACCAATTGATTGTGGAATGCAATGCGTTGTCGGTTGAAATTGAGAATGAAATTGTCATTATTCACAATTTTATTCGCGACAAGTATCGTTTGAAATTTCCAGAGCTTGAGTCACTAGTGCATCACCCAATTGATTATGCGCGTGTTGTTAAGAAGATAGGGAATGAAATGGATCTGACTCTTGTTGATTTAGAAGGGCTTTTACCTTCGGCCATTATTATGGTTGTTTCGGTTACAGCGTCGACTACGACTGGCAAGCCACTTCCTGAAGAAGTCCTTAGTAAGACAATTGAGGCTTGTGATCGAGCTCTTGCTCTTGATTCAGCGAAGAAGAAGGTTCTTGATTTTGTAGAAAGTAGAATGGGTTACATTGCCCCTAATGTTTCTACGATAGTTGGGAGTGCTGTCGCAGCTAAACTCATGGGAACTGCTGGTGGTCTATCTGCTCTTGCAAAGATGCCGGCTTGTAATGTTCAGCTTCTTGGAGCCAAGAAAAAAAATCTTGCTGGATTCTCTACTGCAACTTCGCAATTTCACGTAGGTTACATTGAGCAAACAGAAATATTTCAGACTACTCCTCCTCCTTTACGTATGCGTGCATGCCGACTCTTGGCTGCAAAGTCTACACTTGCGGCACGAGTAGACTCAGTACGTGGGGACCCATCTGGGAAAACTGGAAGAACCCTCAAGGATGAGATCCATAAAAAAATTGAGAAGTGGCAAGAGCCCCCTCCTGCCAAGCAACCGAAACCACTTCCAGTGCCTGATTCTGAACCTAAAAAGAAGAGAGGTGGTCGAAGGCTTAGGAAAATGAAGGAAAG GTATGCAATAACAGACATGAGGAAGTTAGCCAATAGGATGCAATTTGGAATTCCTGAAGAGAGCTCTCTAG GGGATGGTTTGGGTGAGGGTTATGGAATGCTTGGTCAAGCTGGCAGTGGCAAGCTTCGTGTGTCAGCAGGTCAAAGCAAACTTGCTGCAAAAGTTGCTAAAAA ATTTAAGGAAAAGAATTATGGTAGCAGCGGTGCTACATCTGGTTTAACCTCAAGTCTTGCATTTACACCAGTACAG GGGATCGAGCTGACAAATCCACAGGCTCATGCGCACCAACTTGGTAGTGGAACTCAAAGCACCTACTTCTCTGAAACAGGAACATTTTCAAAGATCCAGAGGAGTTGA